The genomic DNA GTTCAACGGTTGACCCATTTTAACGGTTCGAACCATTCCCGTCACACAATACTCTTATTTAGCTttctcttttaaatattttattgaggattattattttttaacgacaGCTATCATATGACAAGGAggatgttaaataaaaataaaaataaaattaataaataagtaatgaaTAGAGTGTGTATTGTAAATATAGTttagatatttatattgattttattatgaGCGAGTTTGAGGAAGGGGCTGGGTCGAGACTAGGACGGAGAGATTTGGAGTACTCTCAGAATTTTGTTGGCACAAAGTTATACAAATACGTCGGTTCGAATGGCAATCGAGATACGGCCACGAATCCTTAGGGTATTTCTCAGTGGTGCAATTCCTACTGGAGTCAGTCTATTGAGACGGAATTTGAATTGTCAGTATTCGATGCTCGCGTTTGTAGATTTTGTATTTTAGGGTTTTCTCAACTTGTAAACGACCTTAAATTTACTCTGAATGGTCAACGTTTAAATGCTCAAGATTACAAATCtcaatctatattttttttataaaagtcaaaaaaaaataatttataagaaaatgaaaaacgaaaaaaaataaattatcaggcAGAAAATCCCTAGAGGCTGGTATGTATGGATAcagaaagataaaataaataaaacatctaCAAATATGACAAGCTCATAAACTAGAGGTTGATAAAATTGAATGACAACTTTGTTATTATCTGAACCGAAAAAATGGctaaatatattcatataaaatcttataattcAACGGCAGCAgatatatattcaattatacagCATTACTTTGTATGCCCAGCAGGCAGTCGTGGAAAACCGGGATATTGAGGCTCTTAACCAGCACACCCGAGCCCCAAAGAGCCAGAAAAAAtatggtaataataaataaggtggatatataaaatacgacgaacaataataaataaagtaaaaaataaataaccagAGCTCAATTCAACTCGAGTACCAAGCATGTGATTTTGTTAACGATAAAGATATGAAAGCCGACGAGTTGCATGACGAAGGCACATCTCTCCGCAACAAGAACCACTACAAGAACAAGATGAACAAGAATAAAAACGAACCAGAAGAAGAAGAGAGAGATGAAGATGAAGGATGCGCGCGAGTGATTTCACCGGAGCAACATTCAACGGAATGACGGAACGGGCGCGGCAATTCTTGGCCAAATTGTAAAAGTCTCCGAACAAtggctatatatatatacatgtatatacgtGTATATACAAGACGCATCATACAAGCACATACCTTTTGCAAGCAATCGCACAACAAGGAAAAATCAGTGAATACAATAGAAGAGACGCCCTTACTCCCCCAACAGTTACACGCCGTACaatctttttcattttttttacctcctTCATTcactttattataaaaatatacatatcaatatatctatatatatttcccCCACACACCCCACAGTCTGTTTTTTAAGTCAGTTGTGCCCTAGCCTTCAAGTACCAACGTCCACCCACCGCGCCTGCGTCTCGGCACACCCACTTGACccgaatgtaaaaaataataaatatataatgtataatgtataataaatattaaaaataaataaatgaaattatgtAGGCACTAATGTGGTTGATAGCAAGCTGGGCGATATCAGTCTGTGtgtagaataaataaatacctcTACTAATACGCACAAGCTGGATGACTTTAAAGCTGATCGTGGGGGGTAGGTATCCTCCAGCTAATTTACTTCAATCCCCTGGACGTTAAAATAGAACGCTCATACGGCTACATCGCAAATTGAATCTTGCATACATTCAACTACCGCGTATCATACTGATCACGACGGTCATGCTAGTAGTATATAATATAGAACCGGCCGGTTCGTTCCTTTACTTGTATTGGATTGGATGCTTGTGTGCTGGTGCCTGAGTATGATGGATTTTATGTAACTAGGGTCAGAGCACTCGTCTAATGGACAAGAAAATCTAACGGTCTACGTCAGTATGCCACGAGATAATTGCATGAGCACTAGATTATCCTAGCCCATGTGTTTATActccattatttattttcccggtttattatttattttagggaCCGGTAGCTGACAGCCCACGTCAAAATTTACCTTTCGGGgcttacaataattaattacttatattcACTcactttgataattatttatcaacagTAGTTTTAATGCTAGATTCTCGGATcctgataattaatttacattttataattttcaattaaatttcatcTCTATTACTTCCGGCTTGCTTTTCTTTAAAAGTAAAGATGGCAAGTAATTATActtgagctcgaaaaattCCAAGCTCAagtcaatataaatattttgaatttcatttcTAACAAATAtccttaaaaatttataaatttatatcattttccaaatacttaacttcagttaaattaaaataaaatgttgaaatatttaaaaatattatttcgcgcgttttatttgaattattttcaaattgctAAATATTTCAATTCGAAATTAACAGATAACTGCAGAACCGATTACCGATAAGTTATCACAGGATgatggtaaaataaatttaccgtGAACAATACCgcgaaattataataatctgataattattacaaaaatatatgaatgattataataaaaataccttGTAAATTGTCGAGCATGAAAGACAGGAGCTTGTGAGTTCCCTGCGGCTCGCCATACAACGCCATCATATCCTTGCTGAGAGGGTTCCCATGGAGTCCTAACACTTGTAACTGGAATAATTTTCCTAACTCGTACGGCAACACTCGTAGATAATTCTGATTTAACAATAATTCTCTGCAAGGCAGTAAATATCAACAcgattattatcagtaaataaaagtaatgactGAGTGATTagatttaataataagtaCTTAAGGTTGATGAGGTCTCCAAGCTCAGAAGGCAAGcttcttaatttattgttactcAAATCCAAGACTTTTAAATTTGCTAATCGTCCTATTTCAACTGGTATCCTTTGTAAACTATTGTCATTAAGATATAATGCTGTTAAATGTTTAAGCTGCCACAAATTAgagcttaaatttttaacattcccTGTTATCTCCAGTTCCGGCCAATGAGATTTCTTCCCAGAATTAGCGTCCTCGGTTGACATAATTGAGTGCGTACGACGCGAACTTGAACTTTCATATTTGTCCTTGTGATTTCTGGACATCTTGTTAcctgaaaatatttatgatctattaataaatgtcctacaattaatttattaattatttattaaacctCCATTGATTGGCatcaagattttaaaatttttatgtgcgAACTGGAgaacagataaatttaaataaaattaaaatgatcaAGTTTGCTGTCAAAAGCTCTaggaatttcaaaattgataattttttatttataaatttaaaaattttcaggaaagtaaaaattaaaaattaattgaaataaatttttattgaaaagtaacaaaaaaattattacttttaaatttaactgaagttatttataaataaaaattgttatcacaattgtaattattgatataaaaaatgaattaaaaaaaaaaaataattgttttgtttacaagtaattaaattgaattatttaaaagtaagaCAGGATTATTGTTGTATTCAATGACAATCGTCATACAACTAAATAATAccgatgataaataaatattgttaagtataaaaaaaaaggagcgCGAAATATAACCTGAGAATTTACAATTGAATTACGCGGTTCCCGAAACTGTTTTGGAATTAAGAAAAAAGCTTAGTGTGGAATGCGAAAGGAAAATAACTGCGAGCACGGATGACAATTGCAGTTATgatattttagtaattaataatttataatataaaattaatgattgatTTGGAGGATAGTTTACTTGCGATTAAACATTCGACAATGACAAACAATTGAGCTgggataaaaatttgttataaaaagttattacGAGCTTgtgaatgaaatatttattattgttagtgGTTACATACCTTCATCTACCTTTAAACAGACACAAAAACGAGAAAAAGCCTGATCGGAGCGAAAATAAACACGCGTAAACAAACTAACTTGACAAACACTATACCTCCATTTATCAACTGCACTATTCCGTGGATTATCAAGTTGTATGATCAGCGCCAAGTGGTTAGAATTTGTATTTTCAAATGGCGGGAGCGCCACCTGCTGCCCAAATTTAAAacatgatagtaaagttagcagacatttgaaatttaaaaaaattttttttaacagacaaataatgaaaaaaaaatatttctaaaaaaattcacatgtcggaaatttcataaactatacgtgcaatttttcaaaatattttttttaatattcatttttttgttaaaaaaaatcaaaaaatttttaaatgtctgctaactttattatcatatttaaaaCCACCAGATAATGTATCTGCTGATATGATCGAAGCTgacagacaattaataattttttaattctttattttcaacaaataaatttaaaaaacaaaaaaaataaaaatatgcacatacagaaaatttaaaaaaccataagtgcaattttttaaaatattttttttttataatttaccgtttttaaaaaattcaaaaaattatcagatgtCAGCTGACTTCAGAATCGTCTGCTgataacattttaaattaacaacgGTCGAAAGATTTTTGACTCAAATGAGAGCAACAAGAATGTCAGTACCTAAtagtattcaaatattattttcaaataaataatcattcaGAAAATCTAAATCATGGCACAAGTTAAAATTGACGTTGAATACTGGTAAGctaattctttaattattagttaatataaattatcatttatttttattttatctctttGTTCATAAgtcaaaaaattcataacctCTTCAACGAAATCCATAcctcaaatatatatacaatttcttagttaataattaaaaattattccagCGGTTCATGTGGACACAAAAAACAATTCCTTGAAATGTCcgatttaattaagaaaaattatcccGATGTTAAAATTTCCGGCGAGCCTGGCAAACAAGGCaattatctatttatatcACCAcctacaataatttataattaattacaacatTTCTATGTCTCATTTAGGTTCAttcgagataaaaataaacgatgaattaatttattcaaagttacAAACAATGGCTTTTCCCGAGTACACCGAGGTCGTCGATGTTGTCAAAGAAGTTACTCAAGGACAAGCGCCCAGAAAAATAACTAAGCAACAACCAATTGATTGCATTATAATgtgaaattcatttatttttttaaaggtatacattaaaaaaaattttttttatttatgtatgaaaatatttttatacaataaataCATTCGCTACACGAGattccatttatttatttattaaattaacatcaataattattagctTATAGATACAATATCATCACCAACGCTGATGTATTCCAGTTTATTTATCACTTTTCTATTCAAGTAGATACCGAATTtcatttttccattaaatttatcagCTATTATTTTCAGCGGTTCTACTGTTTTTAGTGATGTATCCTGATCTATACACACCATCTGACATCTTGTGCATTGTCCAGTCACCTGAAATAAACCAGCAAAATCAgtaattagttatttttgtCAGTTAATATTTCTTTACTATCCAAACAACCAGTTTCCGGAACAAGCAGTTTTACctcaaatgaattttttccaaCCACAACTCGCCTCCAATTGATTTCTTCAAATGCATCAGCACCGTccacaattaaatttcctctaaatctattaaaaatagtcttctTATCACAATCTGAGTCTTCAGGAATCTGATCAGTGAGCCAACGGACACTCGTTCTATTGATCAACAAATACTGCGCCTGGCTAGAAAATGAAAGCTCCCCGTCGTCCGAATTCTGTCTAATCAACTTCAAATTAGGTCTCTCCAGAGCCAGACTAAGCCACTCTGACACTTTGTCTCCACAATAGATTCCTTCTACTCTGTGGCCACAGACTCTGCTCCTACAAATTTCGGCCGCTTTTTCAAGACCATCAATTTCCAGCGGAACCTCAATCGTAGGCATACCTAAAAATATACCCTGCAGTCTTTTTGTCTCTTACTTGATTATATATTCAATTAAACAACTACCTGGGTAATCGAGTCTCATAATATTTTCCTCAATATCAAACGTTGGTTTCAGTAAGCACAATTTAACTTCTTGTTTCTGGGTAAGACAAACACCAGCTCCCGTAACAATCATCCATTCGCGATCATATTTCAAACccttgttatttattatccatttatgttttatttcatACGCTCCGCATGATTTTATTggataaatgaatattttttccaatttcatTACCTTATTTTTCTTTTGGCTAATTACTATATcagtttcattattaatatctgcCTGTAATTCCTCATCAAGTCCATTAACACCGGAAGTCAATTTTCCATTACTATTCTCGTTaactctattatttattttatttctattaatattaatttcaagaggaattttaattattactggcAAGTCAATGAAACACTTGTGTACCATTTCAATAAACGTTTGAGCTTCGCTTAAGGTTGACATGTATCCAAAAGAAATTCTTACAGCGCCCGTAGGACGTCCGTCAATTAAATCTTTTCCGCCGCCACAGGTGTACCCGGCATCGTAATTACTGATAATGTCGTTATTTGTAAGGTTGAGGTGCCTTTGACATGCTCCTGGGTTACAGAAACATCCGGTCCGTAGGTGGATTTTGAAAAGTGAAGCCATGTGAAGCACTTCCATGTAGCCGACGTAATCACCGGTCGGCTTCAGTATGTTCAGAGCCAAGATACCGCCTTGCTGATGTTGGTCTTCGTAGTCCGAGTCACTGTACATCTTGACCACGGGATTACCGTTAGAATGATGCAGACTGATGAGATTGTGGTGAAGATATCGGGCCAGGGAGAATACGTGGCGTGATATTTGTTGTATAGGAATTTTTGATAGAGCATCTAGGCCATGCTGAAGAGAAATTATCGATAGAAATGATGCCGTTCCATCTtcaaatctttaaaaataaatttttcaaatgagtcatcttatttattttaataataaaaataataataattacctgtCATGGAATGGATCTTTTTTCACATGATAATTTTCAGTACTCAGTGCCATATTGACAGTTCCACCtccataataaatttttttcaacgttCCAGCACTCGAATTCCTAACAATCAAAGCACCCAGACCCGTAGGATATccaaacattttataaaaagacaGTACAACAAAATCTGGTTTGTACAAAGATAAATCCAGCAGATTTGTACCAACGAAAGCAGCCGCATCAACGAGTACAAACCAGTTTGAGTTTCCATCTCTATCCAGCGCTCCGCTATGCACTTTTTCAATCCACTCCAGGGGATATTTGTACCCAGAAAAATTGCATTGCGCCGAATAAACAAACAAAGAATTATTTTCACAATtgctgtttaattttttattagattcCGCAGAAGAAAAAACAGCAAAAGCTTCATCGCGTGTCATACATTCCacagaaacattttttttggcaACAACGTCCCGAATTCCGAGTACGGACGTATGATTGTCTTGTAAATGAACAAACTTTCCAtgattaaattcaaatgtcTCAGCGACACACTTCAATGACGCTGTTGCTCCAGATGTAAACACAAGACTGTAATCTTCCGATGCTTTGAACCAGtctaaaatacttttttaaaataattaattaataaatgatgaatgaattaattaattagtaaaatacACATACCGATATCGAGTTCTTTCAATAATATCCTGACACTGATTGGCACTACCTGCCGCAGAATGTGGATTTGTGTACAAAGACGTCGATAAatcttgataaataaattttatctgagTTTTCGAATACAAAGTAGCACCTGCGTGGTCTAGATAACACTCTTCGCAATTAAACTCATTATTAAACtggtcaattatttttttttcatagacttcagagtaatttaaaaactgttCCATCTCTTCCGACAGCCTGCGTTAAACTGCTCTATACTTTTTCATACTCGTTAATATATAAGTCTTTTAAAATCTCCGATAGCATGATGTTTTCAACCAGGTTGTGCAACGTTCACTGACCattcttattaaataactGTAATTATGTCGGCAgcaacattattattatttttataataacgaTAATGAGCTTAATAAGACACGACGCTGATAACTTTGCGAGTAATTGAGTAATTGATAGACTCAAGTCTTGTTAGTCATGCAACAGAGATTTTGTTTACAAGTTCAAGTTATTCACTAGAGGTTTACAAATTGATTACGTAGTTTTTCTTTTAGCTTTTTATCTGAAGGTTATCATTAAGTATTATCAgtgtaattttgtttaattataagtaaatatcGATATTGCATTTTACGAAAACTCGAGCTAAAGTTTTTCATAAGTAACttattggaaaaaaagtttgaataatttttttataagcatAATCAGAGATGTTTGAAGTAatagatttatattttaatttttttttgttgataagaGCCGAAATGAAATTCACCgaaattaatattgataacGCGGCATAAAATGAAGATGTCACAATAGGACGAGGTGGCCGAGTGGTTAAGGCGTTGGACTGCTAATCCAATGTGCTCTGCACgcgtgggttcgaatcccatcCTCGtcgactgtttttttttgtaattaattttaaactctCGTTCTAATccgataaatgataaatttttataattataattactgttatttttttttttaaataaatgataaacgTTTGCATTAAATGTCATTAAAAttgattgtataaaaaaatgaattaaagtattcaaaattacaTAATCATGTTTGTAGACAGATTATCATAAGTAAGTGagtaattaaaagattaagtATGACGACGAAGCATGTGGTGATTAAAGTTGATGACAGCGACGACGAGAAACTTTCGCATCCAagagtaacaaaaaaaaaaacttatttcaaCCTTGttgagaagttaaaaattgacCAAAAGATCTACGATAGCGTAGTTTGTCACCCAGTTGTCCGTGAGTCCGTTGGTTCGATACAATTAGTTGATTTCGAGTACTTGAAATTCAAAGATGACAACGAGTCTGAGATATCGTCTCTATCGAGCGATATCTCGTGTATATTTCCTTgggagcttttcagagcagaACCTTCCAAGCTCCATGACATCAAGAGCACCTGGTTTTTGAATGCTTGTATAGAAGAACTGGAAGATTCGTCTCATTCATATGTTAaacgttttaaattatttgttgaaaagttATTTAGATTTGAAAATCCACTGAAGAAATTTTGTACGTGTGCTAAAGCTAATCGAGATGAAGGCTACGTTGGAATTTTACCAgttgaagaatttaaaaatttgcaagATAAGTATTTACGCGAAGGTATTGTTACACACGATGACttgaattttgataaatttatgattacgTATAAAAGCTCAAATAATGAAAAACCTAGACGTGGTTTTATATCTTTTACAAGGCCAGCTGCAGTACCACGACCGTCTgctcacaaaaaaattttcatttgatataaatttaattttaaatttaacgttTTACATTTGAATAAgtgaaattatttgataaacagaaaaaaaatgacacatCCAATTAAGGTCTCTAGGCTCCGGGGGGATTCGAACCCCCGATCTCCTGTTTACTAGACAGGCGCTTTAACCAACTAAGCCACGGCGCCGAATGTTTCCAAATCTAAATATCAGTCATTCTAGAGAATCATCAgctattttcatattttatttttcatgttgTTTTAAGcagtaaacaaaatttatatcaattaaaaatttcttttaataaattgatgatgaatgaaaaaaaagaaaaaagacgtaaaattatataattattttttgagataataaataaaagccagatttaataaacaaatcgTAACTATCTGTACTAACAAATTCGATAGGAAaattcaatacaaaaaaaaaatagaacacTTTGACCCCGACGTGATTTGAACACGCAACCTTCTGATCTGGAGTCAGACGCGCTACCGTTGCGCCACGGAGTCTTTTTGAAATCGGTTGacgaaatattaaattaagaaCTTAACATGCTAAGTGTGTTCATTTtaggtaaaaaatattaacaatgaTTATAAAACAGCTATCAATAACAAATACTTGAGATGAATTTTACATGTGAAATTTTTgtatagtaaaataataacgttttttatactaaaaattaataaaaaaataaaaaagcggG from Microplitis mediator isolate UGA2020A chromosome 7, iyMicMedi2.1, whole genome shotgun sequence includes the following:
- the LOC130672040 gene encoding migration and invasion enhancer 1, with amino-acid sequence MAQVKIDVEYCGSCGHKKQFLEMSDLIKKNYPDVKISGEPGKQGSFEIKINDELIYSKLQTMAFPEYTEVVDVVKEVTQGQAPRKITKQQPIDCIIM
- the LOC130672005 gene encoding molybdenum cofactor sulfurase 3 — translated: MEQFLNYSEVYEKKIIDQFNNEFNCEECYLDHAGATLYSKTQIKFIYQDLSTSLYTNPHSAAGSANQCQDIIERTRYRILDWFKASEDYSLVFTSGATASLKCVAETFEFNHGKFVHLQDNHTSVLGIRDVVAKKNVSVECMTRDEAFAVFSSAESNKKLNSNCENNSLFVYSAQCNFSGYKYPLEWIEKVHSGALDRDGNSNWFVLVDAAAFVGTNLLDLSLYKPDFVVLSFYKMFGYPTGLGALIVRNSSAGTLKKIYYGGGTVNMALSTENYHVKKDPFHDRFEDGTASFLSIISLQHGLDALSKIPIQQISRHVFSLARYLHHNLISLHHSNGNPVVKMYSDSDYEDQHQQGGILALNILKPTGDYVGYMEVLHMASLFKIHLRTGCFCNPGACQRHLNLTNNDIISNYDAGYTCGGGKDLIDGRPTGAVRISFGYMSTLSEAQTFIEMVHKCFIDLPVIIKIPLEININRNKINNRVNENSNGKLTSGVNGLDEELQADINNETDIVISQKKNKVMKLEKIFIYPIKSCGAYEIKHKWIINNKGLKYDREWMIVTGAGVCLTQKQEVKLCLLKPTFDIEENIMRLDYPGMPTIEVPLEIDGLEKAAEICRSRVCGHRVEGIYCGDKVSEWLSLALERPNLKLIRQNSDDGELSFSSQAQYLLINRTSVRWLTDQIPEDSDCDKKTIFNRFRGNLIVDGADAFEEINWRRVVVGKNSFEVTGQCTRCQMVCIDQDTSLKTVEPLKIIADKFNGKMKFGIYLNRKVINKLEYISVGDDIVSIS